The Flammeovirgaceae bacterium genome contains a region encoding:
- a CDS encoding HupE/UreJ family protein, with protein MSEFELYFGLGKNHILDYSNGYDHILFVVALCVLYAWRDWKRVLILVTAFTIGHSVTLALATLNIVSVNAGLIEFLIPLTIFITAISNLFKNEQHLSDRSLWLSYGYALFFGLIHGLGFSNYLRSILGKDRSIVSQLFAFNVGLEFGQIIIVIVFLTTAFIVVDLFTVNRRDWKLVVSSLIAGMALVLMKDKIFW; from the coding sequence ATGAGCGAATTTGAGCTTTACTTCGGCTTAGGCAAAAATCACATACTGGATTACAGCAACGGGTACGACCATATTTTGTTTGTTGTGGCCTTGTGCGTACTGTATGCCTGGCGCGACTGGAAGCGTGTTTTGATTTTGGTTACGGCCTTCACCATCGGGCACTCTGTAACTCTGGCATTGGCAACGCTCAACATTGTTTCAGTTAATGCCGGGTTGATTGAGTTCCTCATTCCGCTAACCATCTTTATAACCGCTATATCAAACCTGTTTAAAAATGAGCAGCACTTGTCTGACCGCTCGCTTTGGTTGAGTTACGGCTATGCGCTTTTCTTCGGCTTAATTCATGGCCTGGGTTTTAGCAACTACCTGCGCAGTATTTTAGGTAAAGATCGCAGCATTGTATCCCAGCTATTTGCCTTTAATGTAGGCCTTGAGTTCGGCCAGATAATAATTGTTATCGTGTTCTTAACTACAGCGTTTATTGTAGTGGATTTGTTTACGGTAAACCGTAGAGACTGGAAACTGGTGGTGTCATCGTTAATTGCCGGCATGGCATTGGTGCTGATGAAGGATAAAATTTTCTGGTAG
- a CDS encoding 2,3-bisphosphoglycerate-independent phosphoglycerate mutase, whose product MNKKVLLMILDGWGIATNKKVSAIDNAHTPFMDSLYPHYPNSRLQASGLAVGLPEGQMGNSEVGHMNIGAGRVVYQDLVRINKAIDEKELDGNPVLNDAFNYALKNNKNVHFIGLVSDGGVHSHIYHLKGLCTLAHNKGVKNLFIHAFTDGRDTDPKSGLGFLRDLQNHLARTSGKIASIIGRYYAMDRDKRWERIKLAYDLLVHGRGKEVADPLRGVEQSYSENITDEFIKPIVVFEQGKPVAVIKEGDVVLCFNFRTDRGRQITMALTQQDFHEQNMAALKLYYITLTNYDDTFRDIKTIFDKDNLANTLGEVLAQHGKKQIRIAETEKYPHVTFFFSGGREEIFQGESRILCPSPKVATYDLKPEMSAHDIKDKIIPELERKEADFICLNFANPDMVGHTGVFEAAVKACETVDFCAGKVTEAALKNGYTTLIIADHGNADCMINDDGSPNTAHTTSLVPCILVDSNYNGKISDGKLGDLAPTILTLMGLPIPKEMTGHVLIEPN is encoded by the coding sequence ATGAATAAGAAGGTACTGCTGATGATTCTGGATGGCTGGGGAATTGCCACAAATAAAAAGGTCTCAGCAATCGATAATGCACACACTCCGTTTATGGATTCGCTTTATCCCCATTATCCCAACAGCCGGCTGCAGGCCTCCGGCCTGGCTGTGGGCCTGCCCGAAGGGCAGATGGGGAATTCCGAAGTGGGGCATATGAATATCGGAGCAGGCCGGGTTGTGTATCAGGATTTGGTGCGCATTAACAAAGCCATTGATGAGAAGGAACTGGATGGTAATCCGGTATTAAACGATGCATTTAATTACGCCTTGAAGAATAATAAGAATGTACACTTTATCGGACTGGTTTCTGATGGAGGTGTGCATTCACACATTTACCACCTTAAAGGCCTGTGCACCCTTGCTCACAACAAAGGAGTTAAAAATCTCTTCATCCATGCCTTTACCGATGGGCGGGATACCGACCCGAAAAGCGGCCTTGGGTTTTTACGCGATCTGCAAAATCACCTTGCCAGAACATCAGGCAAAATTGCCAGCATAATCGGCCGCTATTATGCCATGGATCGCGACAAGCGCTGGGAGCGAATCAAACTCGCGTACGATTTGCTGGTGCACGGCCGGGGGAAAGAAGTTGCTGATCCGCTTCGGGGGGTGGAGCAATCTTACTCTGAAAACATTACAGATGAATTTATCAAACCCATTGTAGTTTTTGAACAGGGTAAACCGGTAGCCGTAATTAAAGAAGGTGATGTAGTGCTGTGTTTTAACTTTCGCACCGACCGCGGCCGGCAGATTACGATGGCATTAACCCAGCAGGATTTCCATGAGCAGAACATGGCCGCCCTGAAACTTTACTACATTACCCTGACCAACTATGATGATACGTTCAGGGATATAAAAACCATTTTTGATAAAGATAACCTGGCGAATACACTTGGCGAAGTGCTGGCGCAGCATGGTAAAAAACAAATACGCATTGCCGAAACCGAAAAGTACCCGCATGTTACCTTCTTTTTTTCAGGTGGCCGGGAAGAAATTTTTCAAGGCGAATCGCGCATTCTGTGCCCTTCGCCAAAAGTGGCTACCTATGATCTAAAGCCGGAGATGAGCGCACATGATATTAAGGACAAAATTATTCCGGAACTTGAAAGAAAAGAAGCAGATTTTATTTGCCTCAACTTTGCCAATCCGGATATGGTAGGTCATACGGGTGTGTTTGAAGCTGCTGTAAAAGCCTGCGAAACGGTTGACTTCTGTGCCGGCAAGGTTACCGAAGCTGCGCTGAAGAACGGGTACACCACATTGATAATTGCTGATCACGGAAATGCCGACTGTATGATTAATGATGACGGCTCGCCCAACACCGCACATACCACCAGCCTGGTACCGTGCATCCTTGTTGATTCAAACTACAACGGAAAAATCAGCGATGGAAAACTGGGTGACCTTGCACCGACCATTTTAACACTAATGGGGTTGCCCATTCCAAAGGAAATGACAGGCCATGTGCTTATTGAACCGAATTAA
- a CDS encoding transcriptional repressor has protein sequence MTGTKRLLKEYQLRFTPSRQAILNLFLKKNFALSHGDIERAVPSSFDRVTVYRTLKTFLDKGLIHKVLDDEGGIKYALCSAACSATGHHHDHVHFKCTICGQTNCLSVNIPSVKLPRGYKANELNLLIQGVCENCS, from the coding sequence ATGACTGGAACAAAACGGCTATTAAAAGAGTATCAGCTTCGCTTTACACCCAGCCGCCAGGCCATCCTTAATTTATTTCTGAAAAAGAATTTTGCACTCTCGCATGGCGATATTGAACGGGCGGTGCCAAGCAGTTTTGACAGAGTAACTGTTTACCGAACTTTAAAAACCTTTTTGGACAAGGGCCTGATTCACAAAGTGCTGGATGATGAAGGCGGAATTAAGTATGCCTTATGTTCGGCCGCCTGCTCGGCAACCGGTCATCACCACGACCATGTACATTTTAAGTGTACCATATGCGGACAAACCAACTGCCTGAGTGTGAACATTCCATCGGTAAAATTGCCGCGGGGGTATAAAGCCAACGAGCTCAACCTGCTTATACAGGGAGTATGCGAAAATTGTTCATGA
- a CDS encoding YcxB family protein — translation MIVKTKNYKLEKKTYIRLALKSVLKQQGWIAVLAAAAISACYFWIPSIWWFIVAITGLGLYVLFWWIQFFGVTQLEQGKMLFEKFSYEITSQQIVMKLNPREGMPLKWDQIKRAAIGKDYFVLFVNKAQLIYLPFKIFNTENERKFLASILKTKGYIK, via the coding sequence ATGATTGTTAAAACAAAAAATTATAAACTCGAAAAGAAAACCTACATCCGCCTGGCGCTAAAGAGTGTATTGAAGCAACAGGGTTGGATTGCCGTATTGGCAGCTGCAGCTATCAGCGCCTGCTATTTCTGGATACCGAGCATCTGGTGGTTTATCGTAGCCATCACCGGGTTGGGGTTATATGTGCTGTTCTGGTGGATACAGTTTTTTGGCGTAACTCAACTGGAGCAGGGCAAAATGCTCTTTGAAAAGTTTTCGTATGAAATTACCAGCCAGCAAATTGTTATGAAACTCAACCCGCGCGAAGGCATGCCCCTAAAGTGGGATCAGATAAAACGAGCAGCCATCGGCAAGGATTATTTTGTACTTTTTGTTAATAAAGCCCAGCTTATTTACCTGCCGTTTAAAATTTTCAACACAGAAAACGAGCGCAAATTTCTGGCGAGCATACTGAAAACAAAAGGATACATTAAATAG
- a CDS encoding M1 family metallopeptidase, translating into MNRGLGILMMALFTATTWAQEPAKWQGKFEQLEQLLPTPNEYRTGSGSPGPRYWQQKADYEIAVELNDNNQSITGKETITYHNNSPETLKYLWLQLDQNILAKGNMTEKTSVTRVRDSVAAKTVAGSLALYDFDGGHKIKSVTDAVGKALPFFINNTMMRVDLPQPLAPGSRYQFSIEWFYNIGDRMRDNQRSGLEYFPEDGNYVYTIAQFFPRMCVFDDVNGWQNKQFLGQGEFALPFGDYKVKITVPSDHIVAATGMLQNPQQVLTKTEQDRFEKAKTSFDKPVIIVTQEEATKKEKTRATDKKTWEFHATHVRDFAFATSRKFIWDAQAVKIGNNTPLAMSFYPKEGNPLWEKESTLAVKNTIEVYSRMTIDYPYPVAISVHAASIGMEYPMICFNFGRPKKDGSYSNSDRLRMIGVIVHEVGHNFFPMIINNDERQWTWMDEGINSFVQLVTELERYPKDDWSRGKPEALVNYMKGDRSYQRPLMTNSEQVLQFGAEQYQKAATGLYILRETVMGKDLFDKAFKEYSQRWAFKHPMPADFFRTMEDASAVDLDWFWRGWFYTTDNVDQTVDYVKWYKLKNEQTTPEKNVSVKKSSASASTGAKTYTDFSAGPEPLTVLPTDERFYTEFRSRLDDKAIINKLQNKNIYEIKLSNKGGLMMPVIIEWTFKDGSKEIERIPAEIWRTNEQTVTKVFVKEKEVVSVVLDPFKETTDVNASDNVFPKRSEPSKFDTFKKGN; encoded by the coding sequence ATGAATAGAGGATTAGGAATTTTAATGATGGCATTGTTCACTGCAACAACCTGGGCGCAGGAACCCGCCAAATGGCAAGGTAAGTTTGAACAGTTGGAGCAGCTATTGCCCACACCCAATGAATACCGCACCGGCTCCGGTTCACCCGGCCCCAGATACTGGCAGCAAAAAGCCGATTATGAAATTGCCGTTGAGTTGAACGACAACAACCAATCCATAACGGGTAAAGAGACCATCACCTATCATAATAACTCACCGGAAACGCTGAAGTACCTCTGGCTGCAGTTGGATCAGAACATCCTGGCCAAAGGCAACATGACGGAGAAAACATCGGTTACGCGTGTGCGCGACTCCGTGGCAGCAAAAACGGTTGCAGGATCACTGGCTCTTTACGATTTTGATGGAGGCCATAAGATAAAATCCGTAACCGATGCTGTCGGAAAGGCGCTGCCGTTTTTTATTAACAACACCATGATGCGCGTGGATCTGCCCCAGCCACTGGCGCCCGGCTCGCGGTATCAGTTCTCCATTGAATGGTTTTACAACATTGGCGACCGGATGCGCGACAACCAGCGCAGTGGCCTGGAATATTTTCCGGAAGACGGCAACTATGTGTACACCATTGCCCAGTTTTTTCCGCGCATGTGCGTGTTCGATGATGTGAACGGCTGGCAGAATAAACAATTTTTAGGTCAGGGAGAGTTTGCCCTTCCGTTTGGCGATTACAAAGTGAAAATCACCGTGCCGTCCGATCATATTGTTGCAGCAACCGGTATGCTGCAAAACCCGCAGCAGGTACTTACCAAAACGGAGCAGGATCGTTTTGAAAAAGCCAAAACCTCGTTCGATAAACCGGTGATTATTGTTACCCAGGAGGAGGCAACCAAAAAAGAAAAGACCCGGGCAACCGATAAAAAAACGTGGGAGTTTCATGCAACCCATGTGCGCGATTTTGCTTTTGCCACTTCGCGAAAATTCATCTGGGATGCCCAGGCGGTAAAAATCGGTAACAACACACCGTTGGCCATGTCATTCTATCCGAAAGAAGGTAACCCGCTGTGGGAAAAGGAGTCGACACTGGCGGTTAAAAATACTATAGAGGTGTACTCAAGGATGACCATAGACTATCCGTATCCGGTTGCAATCTCGGTACATGCTGCTTCTATCGGCATGGAGTACCCCATGATTTGCTTCAACTTCGGCAGGCCGAAAAAAGATGGCAGTTACTCCAATTCCGATCGATTGCGGATGATAGGCGTTATCGTGCATGAAGTTGGGCATAACTTCTTCCCCATGATCATCAACAACGATGAACGCCAGTGGACGTGGATGGACGAAGGCATTAACAGTTTTGTGCAACTGGTTACCGAACTGGAACGCTACCCGAAAGACGACTGGAGCCGCGGTAAACCCGAAGCACTGGTTAACTATATGAAAGGCGACCGCAGTTACCAGCGCCCGCTAATGACCAACTCCGAACAGGTGCTGCAGTTCGGTGCTGAGCAATATCAGAAGGCGGCAACGGGTTTATACATTCTGCGCGAAACGGTGATGGGTAAAGATTTGTTTGATAAAGCCTTTAAGGAGTATTCGCAACGGTGGGCCTTTAAACACCCCATGCCGGCTGATTTCTTCCGCACCATGGAAGACGCCTCGGCTGTTGACCTGGACTGGTTCTGGCGCGGCTGGTTTTATACTACCGATAATGTGGATCAGACGGTGGATTATGTGAAGTGGTATAAACTTAAAAATGAACAGACTACTCCCGAAAAAAATGTTTCTGTAAAAAAGAGCAGTGCATCCGCTTCGACCGGGGCCAAAACCTATACCGATTTTTCAGCAGGCCCTGAACCCCTAACCGTGCTGCCAACCGATGAACGGTTTTACACCGAGTTCCGCAGCCGGCTTGACGACAAGGCTATTATCAATAAACTGCAGAATAAGAATATTTATGAAATCAAACTTTCGAACAAAGGCGGGCTGATGATGCCGGTGATCATTGAATGGACTTTTAAAGACGGCAGCAAGGAAATTGAACGCATCCCGGCCGAAATCTGGCGTACCAATGAACAAACAGTAACTAAAGTGTTTGTTAAAGAGAAAGAAGTGGTATCGGTTGTACTCGATCCGTTTAAGGAAACAACGGATGTGAATGCCAGCGACAACGTGTTTCCGAAGCGAAGCGAGCCATCGAAGTTTGATACTTTTAAAAAAGGAAACTAA
- a CDS encoding DUF4783 domain-containing protein: MIRALYGLFILMVIGFTSVAQNADVIAQITETIKAGSAKELTKYLNPTVDVTIEGKVENYSKAQAEFVLRDFFKAHPPSEFSIIHQGQSKGGQPFAIGQYKSQNETYRVWMKLKATDNQQVIQEISFVKQ; this comes from the coding sequence ATGATAAGGGCTTTGTATGGTTTATTTATCTTGATGGTTATCGGTTTTACATCGGTAGCGCAAAATGCTGATGTTATCGCCCAGATTACTGAAACCATTAAAGCGGGTAGTGCCAAAGAGCTTACCAAATACTTAAATCCAACGGTGGATGTGACCATTGAAGGAAAGGTGGAAAATTACAGTAAGGCGCAGGCTGAGTTTGTGTTGCGCGATTTTTTTAAGGCGCACCCACCCAGCGAATTCAGCATTATTCATCAGGGTCAGTCTAAAGGCGGGCAGCCGTTTGCCATAGGCCAATACAAAAGCCAGAACGAAACATACCGTGTCTGGATGAAACTTAAAGCAACCGATAATCAGCAGGTTATCCAGGAAATTTCTTTTGTGAAGCAATAG
- a CDS encoding RecX family transcriptional regulator — protein sequence MMNTTFEEAKKKIYRYCAYQERCHREVQNKLFELGLRSAQVDELIAHLITEGFINEERFAKAFAGGKFRLKKWGRLKIVHELETRGLTATCIRIGLKEIDEQEYRQTLVRLIRKKIRDTAEVNPYRLRDKVAKAVIAKGYEPDLVWKEIKVQFPG from the coding sequence ATGATGAATACTACATTCGAAGAAGCCAAAAAAAAGATCTATCGGTACTGTGCATACCAGGAGCGGTGCCACCGTGAAGTACAAAATAAGTTATTTGAACTGGGATTGCGTTCCGCCCAGGTTGATGAATTGATTGCCCACCTGATTACCGAAGGGTTTATTAATGAAGAACGTTTTGCCAAAGCCTTTGCCGGTGGAAAATTCAGATTGAAAAAATGGGGCCGGCTGAAAATTGTTCATGAACTGGAGACCCGCGGACTTACCGCTACGTGCATCCGGATCGGGTTGAAAGAGATTGATGAACAGGAATACAGACAGACCTTAGTAAGGCTGATAAGAAAAAAAATAAGGGATACAGCCGAAGTTAATCCATACCGGCTACGCGATAAAGTGGCCAAAGCAGTTATAGCAAAAGGATATGAACCTGACCTGGTGTGGAAGGAAATAAAAGTTCAGTTCCCGGGATAA
- a CDS encoding ATP-binding cassette domain-containing protein — protein sequence MARGKRVPLSKEDKRAINPSNLKKLFGIFRFVWPYRWLFILGLTSLMLSSATLLSFPYFAGQLLDVASGKSVPYFNNINQIALLLLIILFVQAIFSFTRVYTFSITSERTLADLRKRVYENIIWQPLSFFDSRRIGELMSRITSDVSTLQDTFTFTLAELLRQSLTLLLGGIIIFYLAPTLTAFMLLTFPVLVVLALLFGRYIRKLSKKTQDKLADANVVVEESLQSIQVVKAFTNELFEIIRYGKSLGEVVTVAVRTAKFRGLFISFSIFALFGGIVAVGWFGAAQVQNGTLSVGMLFSFIIYTSFIGGSIAGLGDIYTQLQRSIGASERLLELMEQPGETDGIQQPALRLRGTIQFNNVSFSYPSRPDFPVLKKLNFQIQPGEKVALVGKSGSGKSTIINLLMRFYNATSGEINVNGKNINTYPLTAYRSNLGIVPQEVILFGGTIKENIAYGKTGATDEEICEAARKANALEFIESFPEKFETRVGERGIKLSGGQRQRIAIARAILKDPAILILDEATSSLDVHAEILVQQALEQLMAGRTTIIIAHRLSTIKKVDRIFVINQGELAEMGSHSELAQLTNGLYSNLLKLQLHEQ from the coding sequence ATGGCAAGAGGCAAGCGCGTACCGCTAAGTAAAGAAGATAAGCGGGCCATCAACCCGTCAAACCTGAAGAAGCTTTTCGGGATTTTTCGCTTTGTGTGGCCTTACCGGTGGCTGTTTATATTGGGCTTAACTTCCCTGATGCTTTCAAGCGCTACGCTGCTTTCATTTCCTTATTTCGCGGGGCAGTTGCTTGATGTAGCCTCCGGTAAATCAGTTCCGTACTTCAACAACATAAACCAGATTGCCCTTTTATTGCTGATCATCCTGTTTGTGCAGGCCATTTTTTCGTTTACGCGTGTTTATACATTCAGCATTACCAGCGAGCGTACACTGGCCGATCTGCGCAAGCGCGTGTATGAGAACATCATCTGGCAACCTTTAAGTTTTTTTGACAGCCGAAGGATCGGTGAGTTAATGAGCCGCATTACTTCTGATGTGAGTACCCTGCAGGATACATTTACATTTACACTGGCCGAATTACTCCGTCAATCGCTTACTCTCCTTCTGGGCGGAATAATTATTTTTTACCTGGCGCCCACACTTACAGCATTTATGCTGCTTACCTTTCCGGTGTTGGTCGTACTGGCGCTGCTGTTCGGCCGGTACATCCGTAAGCTTTCCAAAAAAACACAAGACAAACTGGCCGATGCTAATGTAGTGGTTGAAGAATCGCTGCAATCCATCCAGGTGGTAAAGGCCTTTACCAACGAATTGTTCGAGATAATCCGTTACGGCAAATCATTAGGCGAAGTTGTAACGGTTGCCGTGCGAACGGCCAAGTTCCGCGGATTATTTATTTCGTTTTCCATTTTCGCTTTGTTCGGGGGTATTGTTGCCGTTGGTTGGTTTGGGGCCGCCCAGGTTCAAAACGGAACGCTGTCGGTCGGTATGCTTTTTTCATTTATCATTTATACTTCGTTCATTGGAGGCTCCATTGCCGGGCTGGGCGATATCTATACGCAATTGCAGCGATCGATTGGCGCATCGGAACGACTACTGGAGTTGATGGAGCAACCGGGAGAAACCGATGGGATTCAGCAGCCTGCTCTCCGTTTACGGGGCACTATTCAATTCAATAATGTTTCGTTTAGCTATCCTTCGCGACCCGATTTTCCGGTACTGAAAAAACTAAACTTCCAAATACAGCCGGGCGAAAAAGTTGCGCTGGTAGGCAAAAGCGGTTCCGGCAAATCAACTATTATCAACCTGTTGATGCGATTTTATAACGCTACTTCCGGAGAAATAAATGTGAATGGCAAAAACATAAACACCTATCCGCTTACGGCTTACCGCAGCAACCTGGGCATTGTACCACAGGAAGTAATTCTGTTTGGCGGCACCATAAAGGAAAATATTGCCTACGGCAAAACCGGAGCTACAGATGAAGAGATTTGCGAAGCAGCCCGTAAGGCCAACGCACTTGAGTTTATTGAAAGTTTCCCTGAAAAATTTGAAACCCGGGTGGGTGAACGCGGTATTAAACTTTCAGGAGGCCAGCGGCAACGCATCGCCATTGCAAGGGCAATATTAAAAGATCCGGCCATTCTGATATTGGATGAAGCCACCAGTTCGCTGGACGTGCACGCTGAAATACTGGTACAACAAGCGCTGGAGCAACTCATGGCCGGCCGCACTACTATTATAATAGCACACCGGCTGAGTACGATAAAAAAGGTTGACCGTATTTTTGTGATAAACCAGGGCGAGCTTGCAGAAATGGGATCGCATAGTGAACTTGCACAGTTAACTAACGGCTTGTACAGCAACCTGCTTAAACTTCAGTTACACGAACAATGA
- a CDS encoding YHS domain protein yields MKASFIVLLLFAVGVVSSQNDEQRIKQFNLKNGLAIQGYDPVTYFTGKPQQGKEDIEYRYKGVTYRFLTRANLEKFKIDPVKYEPAYGGWCAYAMGETGEKVKIDPETYKIVDGKVYLFYNFWTTNTLASWNKNEKLLKEAADRNWAKIIR; encoded by the coding sequence ATGAAGGCGTCATTTATTGTTTTGCTTCTGTTTGCGGTTGGTGTTGTTTCCTCACAAAACGATGAACAGCGAATAAAGCAGTTTAACCTGAAAAATGGCCTGGCCATTCAAGGGTACGATCCTGTTACCTACTTTACAGGCAAACCCCAGCAAGGCAAGGAGGATATCGAATACCGTTACAAGGGGGTAACCTATCGGTTTCTTACCCGGGCCAATCTTGAAAAATTTAAAATTGATCCTGTAAAATATGAACCTGCTTATGGCGGCTGGTGCGCTTATGCCATGGGCGAAACCGGTGAAAAAGTCAAGATCGATCCGGAAACATATAAAATCGTTGATGGCAAGGTATACCTGTTCTATAATTTCTGGACAACCAATACCCTTGCCTCCTGGAATAAAAACGAAAAGCTTTTGAAAGAAGCAGCCGACCGGAATTGGGCTAAAATCATCCGTTAG
- the nadC gene encoding carboxylating nicotinate-nucleotide diphosphorylase, which yields MRPPYITEQFLTQFVEAALAEDIGNGDHSTLAAVDAGKQTTARLLIKEQGILAGVDVAKEIFSRYDSSLTVTVLRHDGDQITPGEIAFTVSGPARSILTTERLVLNCMQRMSGIATATRKLVDSMAGTHARVLDTRKTTPNFRLLEKWAVTLGGGHNHRIGLYDMVMLKDNHIDMAGGVAEAINRAKAYLRARNLNLKIEVEVRNVAEVKQVLATGGVDIIMLDNMSLADMKEAVSLVNGQCLTEASGGITGQSIAAVAACGVDFISVGGLTHSAKSLDMSLKVCS from the coding sequence GTGCGGCCACCGTATATTACCGAACAGTTTCTTACGCAGTTTGTAGAAGCAGCGCTTGCCGAAGATATTGGCAATGGCGATCATTCAACCCTGGCCGCAGTTGATGCCGGCAAGCAAACCACTGCCCGCCTATTAATAAAAGAGCAGGGCATTCTTGCCGGTGTGGATGTGGCAAAAGAAATCTTTTCACGGTATGATTCATCCTTAACGGTAACTGTGCTCCGGCATGATGGCGATCAGATAACACCCGGTGAAATAGCCTTTACGGTAAGCGGCCCGGCCCGGTCCATTCTTACTACCGAGCGGCTGGTGCTTAACTGCATGCAACGCATGAGCGGCATTGCTACGGCAACCCGAAAACTGGTTGACAGCATGGCAGGTACACACGCCCGTGTGCTGGATACACGAAAGACAACACCCAACTTCCGCCTGCTTGAAAAGTGGGCGGTTACCCTTGGCGGGGGGCACAACCACCGCATCGGGCTTTACGATATGGTTATGCTAAAAGACAACCACATTGATATGGCCGGGGGTGTGGCCGAGGCGATCAATCGGGCAAAAGCGTATCTTCGCGCCCGTAATCTCAACTTGAAAATTGAAGTGGAGGTTCGAAATGTGGCTGAAGTGAAACAAGTACTGGCAACTGGCGGGGTGGACATCATCATGCTGGATAACATGAGCCTTGCCGATATGAAAGAGGCTGTTAGCCTGGTTAATGGCCAATGCCTTACGGAAGCCAGTGGAGGCATTACCGGGCAATCCATTGCTGCGGTGGCCGCATGTGGTGTTGATTTTATCTCCGTGGGTGGCCTTACCCATTCGGCAAAAAGCCTTGATATGAGTTTGAAAGTGTGTTCGTAA